A segment of the Leptospiraceae bacterium genome:
TAAAGATATTTTAGATAAAGAAATTCAAAATGAAATTCGTTTCCGTATTGAAGAAACATATAGAATTGAGGCTAAGAAATATTTGCCGGAACGTGTCGCAATATTGGCAGAAGAGAATAATTTTAAATACAAATCCATAACTATTAAAAATATGAAATCACGTTGGGGAAGTTGCTCTGTAACGAACCAAATCAATCTTAGCCTACATCTGCTTAGAATTCCAGAAGAGCTTTCTGATTATGTAATTCTGCATGAACTATGCCATACGGTTCATAAAAATCATAGCAAAGATTTTTGGAATTTACTTTGTAGGGTCTGCGATAACGCAATAAAGAAAGATAAGGAAATGAGAAATTTTGATGCCCTTAGGTATTAACTTTAATTGAAAATTAACAACTTAACTTCCATTATTTTTATTTATTTCGTTAATAATAAAAGTGCTAGACTCATTTCCCGTACAACCTGCTAAATTCTTTACAACCTAGAAAGGTTGGAATTAAAAATACAAAATACGGAGCAGTTTGCTTTTTATTATTTTTTCTTTCGAAGTGATTCCATTGTAATTGGATATACCCTTGAGTCTTTTCCTTCTTGATTATTAGCGACTAAGTGAATAGAAGAAATATAAGGCTCCACAATGCTGATTTTATCTAGAGGGGTAACAACCAATAACTGCAATCCGAGTTGTTTAAATAGGTCCATAGCAAAACGAGAATTCTGGTTGTCTAAGTTGTTAAACATTTCATCAATTACAACTAATCGGAAGGATTTTTTTTCTCGAATACCAAATTGATAGGATATAGCAGAGGCTAATATCGTGTAGGCGAGTTTTACAGTCTGACCTCCCGATTTTCCTGCGCTCGAATCGTAAACTTCTTTTTGTTTTCTATCTTCACGAGTAAGTTCGATCGCTCTAAAATCAAGCCAATTACGGACATCAGTTACAAGTTTTACCCAACGATCTGTATTTTCAGAACTTCGATTTTTTAGTTTGTCCAATAGCTCTCTGATTTTTACAAATTTTATTTCATTTGCTTCTGGGTGATCTAAGTCGGGGATACATTCTGTTAGTTCCTTTTTGAAATCTTCAATTTCTACGTTAATGGTTGGTTGGCAATCTAATTGAATGAACGTGTAACCTGGAATATAATCTATTGATTCGAGAGCTTCATTAAGTTCTTCAATTTTATGTAAAATTTCTTTTTCTTGTTCGTTTAAATCTTCTCTGAATTCTGCAATTTGGTGTGCTACTTTTTCATCCATCATTCTTCTAAATTTATTTTGGAAGTCGGGTAGTTTATCGCTTTGGATTTTAATTAATTCTTTTCTAAAGTCAGTGATAGATTCAATTTCAGCCGTTAGTTCAGTAGTTTCTGTCTCGAAATTTTTGATATAGGCTTCCATCCTTCGAACAATTGCAGTAAGAATTTTTTGTTTAGTTTCTTCTTTGTCCTGTTTTTGTTTTTCGAATAAGTGATGGATTTCGTTTTGTTTGTTTTTTATATTAGTGAGGCTAAGTTTGTTTGTCCCCGTGATTTGTTTTTCGATTTCGGGTTTGTATTTTTCAAACTCTGCTTCTTTAATTAGAGAGAGTACACTTTCACAGTCTTTTATTTCCGTCTCAAATTCTAAAATATCTCTTTCCAGATTGTGTTTTTTCTTTTCAAAATCGGTTCGGTCCCGTTCCAATTTTTGAATTTCTATTTTAATAGAGTCGAGTTTTTCTTGGATTTTTTTTAAGCTATTGGAAGAAACTTCAAGTTCTTTTTTGTGGGATTCTATATCTTGAATAATTTTTTCAACAGGAGAAAAGTCGATTTCAGAGAAATTTTCAAAGCGCAAAATATCTCTTAGTTCCATATCGTTTTTATGAATCGTTTTTTTCTCTTTTTCCAGAGAGTCCATTTTTGAATATGCTTCATCGTATTTGGAATCAAAGTTTTTAAGTTCTTCTTGAAGTGCTTTGACTTTATCTGCATTACTCCAACCTAAAATGTATTTAGACCTATCAGAAATTGAATTTCTATCGTCCTTTTCATGCCTTGTGCGGGAATGTTTGATTAATCCTTCTTTCGTGATTACTCGGTCTTCTTTTTGGAATTCGGAAATGGATTTGGCACAGGTATAATTGAAATCATTTAGAATACGAGATTCTAACCAAGAAGTAAAATCAGAATTAGGTTTAAATTCTAATTTATAAAATAGGGAATCGGATGAACTTGGTTTTGTATTTCGATTGTCTGTTTCGAGGATACGAAAGTATACCAATTTTCCTTTGAGTCTGTTTTTATTTACATAAGTATTTACTTCATTGTAATGTTTGTCTGGAACAAGTAGACTTCGACCAAAATTATTTAATAGTTTTTCAATGGCACCTTTCCATTCAGTTTCTTTGGGTTTGACTTGCATTAGTTCGCTAGCATAGGGAAGTTCTTCTATAGAGATTCCTAACGCTTCACAAATTTCTCTTCTCATTTCTATTTGAAGACCAGGAAGTAAATCTTTTCTAGTTTTTAGAGAGTCTAGTTCTATTTGTAGTTCTTGTCGATTTGTATGAAGATTATTGCGGATAATAACCCATTCGTCTCTTTTTTTCTCAATTTCTTTTTGTAATTCTAGATTCTTTTGGATTTTAAGTTCCGCTTGTTTTTTGTTGTCGTAAAAACTTTCCTGTGTAATTTTTGTTTGTAAAAGTAGATTTACCGCTAAATTTTTGTATTTATCAAAAGCAGTTTGTTTTGTTGTTAGAATTTTTCTTTCGTCAATGAGTTGTTTTTGTAATTCAGTTATTCTTCTACCTACCGAATCATTTTCAATAGTAGCATATAAGTTTCTTTCTTCTTCTCGTTTGCGACTTAACTCAGAACCTGATTCTCCTGTCATATCAGTCATTTTGGATAAATTAAATTTACTAGTTTCTAGATTTTCTTTAAGAATTGAAATTTTTTCTTTGGAGAAAAAAGCAGGTAATACGAATATACTTCCTTGTATGTTTTGAATTTCAACTAGAACCTGTTCATATTTTTTTGCTTCTTCATCTATTGGAATTAATTCCTGCATTTGTTTTCGTGCTTGTAAAATAGCATTGTAACTATCGTTTAGATTTTTGTAGTTTTTATCTAATTCTTCGATTCGACCATTCATATCGTGTTTTTCGAGCATATGTTCACGAATGAATTCTTTTAAATTTCCAATTGATTTAATCGCCACAATTTGATTGAATAAAT
Coding sequences within it:
- a CDS encoding M48 family metallopeptidase — its product is MNSKTIQFDQIGEIQITKTHRSRRMSLKIHPIYGICLSIPSYWSYKEAERILIDNRDWLEKSIKKLSVLERKSTPFTENSIIKMKYHKVKLKPWTGKDVSYTLKDDLLTIYYPESKDILDKEIQNEIRFRIEETYRIEAKKYLPERVAILAEENNFKYKSITIKNMKSRWGSCSVTNQINLSLHLLRIPEELSDYVILHELCHTVHKNHSKDFWNLLCRVCDNAIKKDKEMRNFDALRY
- a CDS encoding AAA family ATPase — its product is MNDINTEMGFRLLRLEFVNWGTFSNGKVYTLDTSGKTSLITGANGSGKSTLVDALLTLLVPSQKRNYNLASGTERKRDRDEKTYIQGNYGKTTDDALGSKILKMREPSEGHISVLLAVYYSEEIKRYSTIAQVMWFNNGNLDKFYLVGEKELSIKEHFKHEGDIKQFKKHLRSQEGIKIFDSFKEYIHEFIKNVGLRSEKALDLFNQIVAIKSIGNLKEFIREHMLEKHDMNGRIEELDKNYKNLNDSYNAILQARKQMQELIPIDEEAKKYEQVLVEIQNIQGSIFVLPAFFSKEKISILKENLETSKFNLSKMTDMTGESGSELSRKREEERNLYATIENDSVGRRITELQKQLIDERKILTTKQTAFDKYKNLAVNLLLQTKITQESFYDNKKQAELKIQKNLELQKEIEKKRDEWVIIRNNLHTNRQELQIELDSLKTRKDLLPGLQIEMRREICEALGISIEELPYASELMQVKPKETEWKGAIEKLLNNFGRSLLVPDKHYNEVNTYVNKNRLKGKLVYFRILETDNRNTKPSSSDSLFYKLEFKPNSDFTSWLESRILNDFNYTCAKSISEFQKEDRVITKEGLIKHSRTRHEKDDRNSISDRSKYILGWSNADKVKALQEELKNFDSKYDEAYSKMDSLEKEKKTIHKNDMELRDILRFENFSEIDFSPVEKIIQDIESHKKELEVSSNSLKKIQEKLDSIKIEIQKLERDRTDFEKKKHNLERDILEFETEIKDCESVLSLIKEAEFEKYKPEIEKQITGTNKLSLTNIKNKQNEIHHLFEKQKQDKEETKQKILTAIVRRMEAYIKNFETETTELTAEIESITDFRKELIKIQSDKLPDFQNKFRRMMDEKVAHQIAEFREDLNEQEKEILHKIEELNEALESIDYIPGYTFIQLDCQPTINVEIEDFKKELTECIPDLDHPEANEIKFVKIRELLDKLKNRSSENTDRWVKLVTDVRNWLDFRAIELTREDRKQKEVYDSSAGKSGGQTVKLAYTILASAISYQFGIREKKSFRLVVIDEMFNNLDNQNSRFAMDLFKQLGLQLLVVTPLDKISIVEPYISSIHLVANNQEGKDSRVYPITMESLRKKK